The genomic window CCTTGGTGTTGCTGTTCTCTCAAGCATGGCTTTGGGTGAGTCCTGATTCGTGTTCTTTTCAGGCGGGAGTGTAAGAATGTGATATTGTTAGAgagtatttaacaaaaatactgaaggctttggacacaaaatgtaaaacaacattgaTCTAGTGCTCTAATATTCTCTACTTTGCTTAACTGAATTCAATAATTGGACAGAAAGCTCTTTTTCAATGTGTAATTCAGTTGCTAATTGACCTAGCCTTCCAGGAATCTAACGTCTTGAGTGCTTGGTTATATATTGTAACAGGAATACAATCCATTCTTAGTAGTTCCTTTGAGCTGGTTGGACCTGACAGTTTTTCCAGGATAGACCCGTGGTTTTGGGCAGGCACAGTAACACTGTGTGAGAGAagattgtgtgttttatgtctgAGAGATGTGATAAACAAACCAACCAGCAATCCAAGagtgttttattgtatgtatgtgctcCTCAGTATCTCACGGCGCTGGGACACAATTGCTTCAGGGTCCCTGCCCTGATGGTTGGATTCACTACAATTTCCGCTGCTTCCGGCACgtaaataataagaagaattGGATTGATGCTGAGGTAACGTCTTAAAGGAAAAGTTAACTTCCTGGTACTTTTAAAGATATTGTTTCCATTGAAGAGTGTGTTTCGCCCATTGGCCCAGACTATTTTTGTGTAAAGCCAGGTATTTTAGATACGTACAGAAGTGTCTGAAGACTGATCAGCTTCACAGTGGGCATTGAAATTTGTGGGTTTGTGCTTTATAGCACAGCATTGACTCCAAACCAGCATGTAGTTGCACCTCCAGAGGTTATCCACATGAGAACCATTTGGTATTACGAGCAAACTGAATCTTAAATAGTGGCTTATGCAGAAAACCATgactaaataataatttataatatccCATTTTGCTGTGGATAGGATTGCATCTctacataaaatgtatactaGACGTAAGTTAATTACTTTCTAATTATATGGAGATGCTACACGTCGAAGGGCTGTGCACAAATCCTCAAAGTGGGCTGTGTTTGCGCTTTAAGCATGGCATTTACCCAATAATCAATATCAGACATGAAGAGCacacaaaatgttgaaatgcagcCTCGAGGAAAATGGCTATTATTGGCTGCATTCGCAAGAATGGGTAATGGTGAAGCATGTTCAAGTGAGTTTGATATTAGGCTACGTGAGATTTTTGTCACAGGTGAGTAAGGTGTGTAATAAACCACTATAAACCAACATGagcaacttttctttttttatactatgttatttttataaatcaagcaTACCCAGCCAGCATTTCAACGTTTATTCACTGGTGAATCAACGTCGTGGACGTCGTGGATCAAGGTTGAATCACTGTTGAATTTTGTTTCGATTTTTATAAGGCGAATCAACATTGATATTACGACATTGTTTCAATGTTTCAATatctaaaaatgttgttgttttctatttttaacatattGATTTTTGAAGTGGTCTTATGatcaaaacataataaaatgataataatgatcataataataatttaaaaggcaGAACATTGTTGAAGACATTATGTTGATTCAATGTAGGCTGCAGATCTTGTTAATTTCAACATTGATTTATAAGTATTTTGTTAACCTTTTTACAACTATTTAGCATTAAACGTTGTTTCAACGATTTTTCAACGTTGAAACAACCGCaattatttcaaacacatttcaacgTTGAAGATCGGTCACGTGCCAGCTGGGTAAGGATAACTTGGGTAACGATTTTAAGACTACGTTTAaatcctgcagattttttaaaataaaaaaagcccccaggtttttgtttcagcgtGAGATTTAAGTACAATTGATTGGTCACAGTTAGACTCTATGTTGTCATCACCAGGTTTGGTCAGAGTTCCTTTACATCCCTTCAGGTCTCTGATTAAAGGAGGATGGAAACAAAGCTATTCTTGGCTTTcaataagcattttattttttcaattaaaaaataattcaaagtaCAAAGTCATAACAATGttatcttttatcttttataagtttcacattttacacaatttcCAACAGTAAAAATTGGAGTAATCTGTATTTCTTcgtaaaattatttattttgccatttaccatttattttctttccctctctccctccctcagctaaactgtttgaatcTTGGGGCAAACCTGGCTTCAGTGCACAGTGAAGATGAGCATCAGTTTCTTCAACAGCTCCATTTCGGTTATGACCGTGTTGAAAACGGCCCATACTGGATCGGAATGTCAGACCTGTACAAGGTACTATCAGAAGGATTCTGCATAATTTGTAGAACCCTCACTGTTGAGAATATGATAAAGACATCTTGACTTCTGTCATCTTTAATTACTcacctgtgtttgcatgtgttgttAAATATGATACATAAAACCACTAATACattgagaaattttttttttaataacacacACCATGTGACAACCCTGGGAGAGTTTTGTGGCAATTTCGAGTACACATCAGAGTTTgctgtatggagagagagagcacacccacaccaatgcaaaatcaaataaagaGCTTcatccttccccctcatgggttttGGAGAATCACTGGCACCCAATGTGCGAGCAGCACATTCAAATTCCCCCCCAGTTTATAATCCATGGGTGCCTGATcgaccagtgggggtcgctaGATTGCGATGAATATTAACccctaaccaactgaaccctctCATACCTCGGGCGATGcgacatgtacagtatatgcttttCTGAGTTAAATGCAATTTGTGCTGATGCATTTTACCTCTACCTTGTTCAGAAACAAGCATGGATTTGGACCGATGGTACAAATCCAAGTGACTTTTCAAGGTGGGTTCCTGGAGAGCCCAACAACGGATGGAATATAGAGCACTGTGTGCACTCAAACTATGGAGGTAGGCATTCTCACCACGTTATCCCTACTGCAGGAGCAATATAATATGAATACATtgattcctctctctcattttttacCCTTAGACCTGAAAGGCTGGAATGACGTTGCATGTACCGCAATGTTTCAGTTCATCTGTGCCAAGCGATTGAGTGACAAACCTGGCCTCTAACCTAGCTGAACCAGCTCCATGATGAAGTTgcattgcatttcttttaataaagttCTGAGCATTCAATACTTgctgtctgggttttttttgtactaaaacagaaaacacacaaacctttTACAATGTACAGACTGGCCAATACCACCAGAGAAAAGAGGCTGTGCTCCCACTGCAGCCAACTGAGACAGCTGTTACTCCTCattaaatgtgataattataaagaaatacaatattaaaatatttttttttattcacaaatgaactgcatttaatgGATCCAACTGCATATGAAAGACAAATCATGCAAATCCTCTTGAAGACGGTACTGTATGAATTTTGCGACATGAtgcatatttgcatgcattacaatttatttagcagacgcttttatccaaagcgacgtacaaaagtgcatatcaaggtcattggaacaactacaaaacaaaggtttgataaggtacaatactaatttcgtaaagttattcatagccaagaaaaCAGTctagttcacgcagtgaacataaTTCAACAAAacctatgccaagtcaaactaggtggaagtacaagctacaacattatGATGATAATACTaattacaataagtgctggaatggaggtgTATGTAACACgagtggcatgaaagaggggaatttaagtgaaatgagtACTGAGAGTTAGTCCAGGTATGtcagtccaggtatagtctgtgTATAGTCAATAATTGCCacagcaattattattttcctttaaaagttCAATTTTCAGCTGCATGGTCACTCAGTTATGCTGTGGAGTGTCCTCTACTGGAGGTCTGACTCATTTTGGAAGGCTCCTTTTATTACACAAGTTGCTGGCTGGGCTTCTGCATCAGTTCCTAGCTGTGCCCTCCCAGCATTTTTCAGTGAAGCTATTGAAGTGATCCTAAGTCCATGACTTGACAAATAACAGGCatgttaatttctttttgatGTTGTAGTATCATTTCAGCTCATTTAGTCTGTTTTCCATTGCAAAACAGGGGCATGGCTTTTGCCTTTGGTAGTGGTGTCATGGGACACATCAGAAGAGGCGTGCTTATGCAGGGGACCGTGTTTTAAAAGAGATTTAGGTAATTCTGGGGCAAACAGTATTTATCCAGGGACATTGGCAATGACTAGCAGAATActataattaaaacatgaaataagaaaatggtGTGACAGATTCTAACAGCAAAGTGAATGAATTCATGAGTCCACAAATGCAGTAGTTGCTGTGACAACATTGTTCTATGACTAGCCTTATTATATCAGTAATggtgtatcatttttttattgttcaatttacatcatttgtcattttacatcTTCAAATAAATCAGTCAGAATAGGTTATGGAGACCCCACCATTACAAGGAATGAATTCCATTTTAGTTAAACTCAATTCAGTAAATTAGCTGATATTCtatttaatgaattgaaaaatctCCATAGAATATAAAGGCAAATCATCAATTTATGaactaaatttaattcattCTCCGAATtcctttaagttttttaaataatgtttttaagttCCATTCTTTTAAGACTGATTTGCGAATAAAATCCAGGACGTTCTTGTATTCCAAATGTGCTGTAGGCAATTTCTTAGAAATCTGCACAGAATACCTGAAACTCAGGAAGATTCCCTCAGGCACTGCATGTTATTATTGGACTAATAGTGAATGTTGCTGTGAAGCTGGTTTGAATATGACATACAACTATACTTGTGATCGTTTCTCCCCCACCCATCTCACCCCATATTCCCAGACAGCCTTAAAATATTTAAGGCCACATTCAGCTGAGCCAAGACCAAAGGAAGAACACTCCTCACATAATCACCTCACCTTTTGCTGTCATACGGTAATGGAACACTTATTCTTGGCTTATTTTGATACGATATAAACCATTAGATGAGCTTTAAAAATAGCCCCTTCATTCAGGTATCGTTGatcttgtgtctgtttattgACCGATGCATTGCATTATGGATGATGTGGATGTATCTGCCTCTCCCGGTAGCTGAAGAGCCAGCATGGCTTCCTTCACATTGTCAACATTCCTCGGTGTTGCTGTTCTCTCTAGCATGGCTTTGGGTGAGTCCTGATTCGTGTTCTTTCCAGGCGGGAGTGTGATATTGGTAGAGAGTATTTAACAGAAATACTGAAGGCTTtggacacaaaatgtaaaacaacattgaTCTAGTGCTCTAATATTCTTTACTTTGCTTAACTGAACTGAGTAGTTCCTTTGAGCTGGTTGGACCTGACAGTTTTTCCAGGATTGACCCGTGGTTTTGGGCAGGCACAGTAACACTGTGTGAGAGAagattctgtgttttgtgtctgagAGATGTGATAAACAAACCAACCAGCAATCCAAGagtgttttattgtatgtatgttttccTCAGCATCTCACGGAGCTGGGATAGAATTGTTTCAGGGTTCCTGCCCCGATGGTTGGTTTTCCCACAATTGCCGCTGCTTCCGGCACGTTTCTGATAAGAAGTTTTGGATCGATGCAGAGGTAACGTCTTAAAAGACTAGTTCACTTCCTGGTACTTTTAAAGATATTGTTTCCATTAAAGAGTGTGTTTCGCCCGTTGGCCCAGGCAATTTTTTGTGCGTAAAGCCAGgtattttatatacatacagaagTGTCTGAAGACCCATCAGCTTCACAGTGGGCATTGAAAATAAGGGCCCTTGTGGGTTTGTGCTTTATTGCACAGCATTGACTCCAAACCAGCATGTACATAGTTCTGCCTCCAGAGAATACCCAAATGAAAACCATTTGGTATTACGATCAAATTGCATCTTAAATAGTGCCTTATGCAGAAAACCATGACCAACTAGTAATTTATAATATCCCAGTTTGATGTGGATATGATTGCATCTTTACGTAAAATGTATACTAGAAGTAAGTTAATTACTTGCTAATTATATGGAGATGCTACACGTTGAAGGGCTGTGCACAAATCCTCAAAGTGGGCTGTGTTTGCGCTTTAAGCATGGCATTTACCCAATAATCAATATCAGACATGAAGAGCacacaaaatgttgaaatgcagcCTTTAGCAAAATGGCTATTATTGGCTGCATTCGCAAGAATGGGTAATGGTGAAGCATGTTCAAGTGAGTTTGATATTATGTGAGATTCTTGTTACAGGTGGGTAAGGTGGATAATAAACCACTATAAACCAACATGagcaactttttttaaactatgccATTTTCATAAATCAAGCACAAGCATAACTTGGGAAATTATCTTAAGATTACTTTTAAATCCAACAGAATTTTTATCAAAAAGGCCCCAGGCTTTTGTTTCTTCGTGGGATTtaattacaattgattggtcACAGTTAGACTCTATGTTGTCATCACCAAGGTTGATCAGAGTTCCGTTACATCCCTACAGATGTCTGATTAAGGGAGGACAGAAACGTTGCTATTCCTGGCtttcaataagctttatttttttcaattaaaaaaaaaattaaaagtacaaAGTCATTACAATGTTATCTTAACTTTTATAAGTTTCACGTTTTACACAATTTCCGACAGTAAAAATTGCAGTAATCTAAATttctttgtgaaattatttattttactttttaacatttatcttctttccctctctccctctctcagctaaACTGTGTGGATCTTGGGGGACACCTGGCCTCAGTGCACAGTGAAGATGAGCATCAGTTTCTTCAACAGCTCCATACGAGTTCTGTCCATTCTGAAGACGACCCATACTGGATCGGACTGTCAGACCTGTACAAGGTACTCTCAGAAGGGATCTGCATAATTTGTAGAATCCTCACTGTTTTGAATATGGTAAAGACATCTTGACTTCTGTCATCATAACtcagctgtgtttgcatgtgttgttAAATCTGATGTATTGAACCActaatacatttggaaaaaaatggattatATAATTTTGCCACTGTCACACGCCATGTGACAACCCTGGGGGAGTTTTGTGTCAATTCCGGGTGCGCATAGGAGTTTgctgtatggagagagagagcacacccacaacAATGCAAAATCAAATAAGGAGCTTcatccttccccctcatgggtttttggataaaacaataaattaaaacaacaaactaaaacaacaaaaacaaaagaaagcaaaaccgaGCTGCAGCTTTTCAGGTGCCAACTCTGCCACTTTTCAGCAGCTGtgtcttttctctgtcttctaTGCACAGACAACCAAAACTCTCAGCCCCACACTGTGGACAGGAGTACGCACACACgaaaacaaacaccttcacccttcccctcacaaaaacaataaactaaatcaACATAATTAAATAAGGACATAAGAAAGCAAAATCTGCTCCTTTTGCTGGATTGAACATCACTGGCACCCAATGTGCGAGCAGCACATTAAAATGCCCTCCCAGTTTATAATCCATGGGTGCCTGATCGAAAAGTGGGGGTCGCTAGATAGCGATGAATATTAACccctaaccaactgaaccctctCATACCGTGTGTGTTGCAACATGTATATGCTTTTCTGAGGCAAATGTTTGTGCTGATGCATTTTACCTCTGCCTTGTTCAGAAATATTCATGGCTTTGGACCGATGGTTCAATTCGAAGTGACTTTTCAAGGTGGAATCCCGGAGAGCCCAACGACTTAGGGAATGCAGAGCGCTGTGTGGAGTCAAACCATGGAGGTAGGCATTGTCACCTTCTCCCTACTGCAggagaaatataatataaatacattgattcctctctctcattttttacCCTTAGGCCCGAAAGGCTGGGTTGACAACTCATGTACCAGAACTTATGCATTCATCTGTGCCAAGCGGCTGAATGACTAATGTGGCCGTCAGTACCAAGCTGAACCAGCTCCGTGATGAAGCTGCTTTGCATTACTTTTAATAAAGTTCTGAGCATTCAATACTTGCTGTCTGGGTGTTTTCGtactaaaacagaaaacacacaaacctttTACAATGTACAAACTGGCCAATACCACCAGAGAATAGAGGCTGTGCTCCCACTGCAGCCAACTGAGACAGCTGTTAATCCTCattaaatgtgataattataaagaaatacaatattaaaatatataggttttttttattcacaaatgaacCACATTTAATGCATCCAACTGCATATGAAAGACAAATCATGCAAATCCTCCTGAAGACGGTACTGTATGAATTTTTTGACTCAATGCATAGTTGCAcgcattacgttacattacatttatttagcagacgcttttatccaaagtgacgtacaaaagtgcatatcaaggtcattagaacaactacaaaacacgggttcgctaaggtacaatactcagtTCGTACATTTTTTCATAGGCAAGAACACAGTCCAATTCACGCAATGAACATTATTCGACCGAacctatgccaagtcaaacGAGGTGgaagtacaagctacaacaCTAGGATCATAAAACTaattacaataagtgctggaatggaggtacatgtaacatgagtggcatgaaagaggggaatttaagtgaaatgagtACTGGGAGTTAGTCCAGTTATGtcagtccaggtatagtctgtgTATAGTCAATAATTGCCacagcaattattattttcctttaaaagttCCATTTTCAGCTGCATGGTCACTCAGTTATGCTGTGGAGTGTCCTCTACTGGAGGTCTGACTCATTTTGGAAGGCTCCTTTTATTACACAAGTTGCTGGCTGGGCTTCTGCATCAGTTCCTAGCTTTGCCCTCCCAGCATTGTTCAGTGAAGCTGTTGAAGTGATCCTAAGTCCATGACTTGACAAATAATAggcatgttaattttttttgttgttgatgttgtagTATCATTTCAACTCATTTAGTCTGTTTTCCATTGCAAAACAGGGGCATGGCTTTTGCCTTTGGCAGTGGTGTCTTGGGACACATCAGAAGAGGCGTGCTCATGCAGGGGACCGTGTTTTAAAAgagatttaatttattctggGGCAAACAGTATTTATCCAGGGACATTGGAAATAACTAGCAGAATACTATAATTAAAACATGGAATAAGAAAATGGTGTGACAGATTCTAACAGCAAAGTGGATGAATTCCTGACTCCACAAATGCAGTAGTTGCTGTGACAACATTGTTCTATGACTAGCCGTATGATATCAGTAATGGtgtatcattttttatatttcaatttacatcatttgtcattttacatcttcaaataaatcaatcataAGGTTAAAGGTTATGGTTATGAAGACCCCACCATTACAAGGAatgaattccatttcagttaaactcaATTCAGTAAATTAACTGATATTccatttattgaattgaaaaatcCCCATAGAAAATAAGGGCAAATCATCAATTTATGAACTAAATTTAGTTAATTCTCTGAATtccttaaagttttttttaaatgattatttaaaatttttttaagttccattcatttaagactgatttgcaaataaaatccaGGACATTCTTGTATTCCAAATGTGCTGTAGGCAATTTCTTAGAAATCTGCACAGAATACCTGAAACTCAGGAAGATCCCCTCAGGCACTGCATCTTATTATTGGACTAATAGTGAATGTTGCTGTGAAGCTGGTCTGAATATGACATACAACTATACTTGTGATCATTTCTCCCCCACCCATCTCACCCCATATTCCCAGACAGCCTTAGAATATTTAAGGCCACATTCAGCTGAGCCAAGACCAAAGGAAGAACACTCCTCACATAATCACCTCACCTTGTGCTGTCATACGGTAATGGAACACTTATTCTTGGCTTATTTTGATACGATATAAACCATAAGATGAGCTTTAAAAATAGCCCCTTCATTCAGGTACCATTGATCTTGTGCCTGTTTATTGACCGATGCATTGCATTATGGATGATGTGGATGTATCTGTCTCTCCTGGTAGCTGAAGAGCCAGCATGGCTTCCTTCACATTGTCAACATTCCTTGGTGTTGCTGTTCTCTCAAGCATGGCTTTGGGTGAGTCCTGATTCGTGTTCTTTTCAGGCGGGAGTGTAAGAATGTGATATTGTTAGAgagtatttaacaaaaatactgaaggctttggacacaaaatgtaaaacaacattgaTCTAGTGCTCTAATATTCTCTACTTTGCTTAACTGAATTCAATAATTGGACAGAAAGCTCTTTTTCAATGTGTAATTCAGTTGCTAATTGACCTAGCCTTCCAGGAATCTAACGTCTTGAGTGCTTGGTTATATATTGTAACAGGAATACAATCCATTCTTAGTAGTTCCTTTGAGCTGGTTGGACCTGACAGTTTTTCCAGGATAGACCCGTGGTTTTGGGCAGGCACAGTAACACTGTGTGAGAGAagattgtgtgttttatgtctgAGAGATGTGATAAACAAACCAACCAGCAATCCAAGagtgttttattgtatgtatgtgctcCTCAGTATCTCACGGCGCTGGGACACAATTGCTTCAGGGTCCCTGCCCTGATGGTTGGATTCACTACAATTTCCGCTGCTTCCGGCACgtaaataataagaagaattGGATTGATGCTGAGGTAACGTCTTAAAGGAAAAGTTAACTTCCTGGTACTTTTAAAGATATTGTTTCCATTGAAGAGTGTGTTTCGCCCATTGGCCCAGACTATTTTTGTGTAAAGCCAGGTATTTTAGATACGTACAGAAGTGTCTGAAGACTGATCAGCTTCACAGTGGGCATTGAAATTTGTGGGTTTGTGCTTTATAGCACAGCATTGACTCCAAACCAGCATGTAGTTGCACCTCCAGAGGTTATCCACATGAGAACCATTTGGTATTACGAGCAAACTGAATCTTAAATAGTGGCTTATGCAGAAAACCATgactaaataataatttataatatccCATTTTGCTGTGGATAGGATTGCATCTctacataaaatgtatactaGACGTAAGTTAA from Anguilla anguilla isolate fAngAng1 chromosome 8, fAngAng1.pri, whole genome shotgun sequence includes these protein-coding regions:
- the LOC118234526 gene encoding lactose-binding lectin l-2-like; this encodes MASFTLSTFLGVAVLSSMALVSHGAGTQLLQGPCPDGWIHYNFRCFRHVNNKKNWIDAELNCLNLGANLASVHSEDEHQFLQQLHFGYDRVENGPYWIGMSDLYKKQAWIWTDGTNPSDFSRWVPGEPNNGWNIEHCVHSNYGDLKGWNDVACTAMFQFICAKRLSDKPGL
- the LOC118234532 gene encoding lactose-binding lectin l-2-like, producing MASFTLSTFLGVAVLSSMALASHGAGIELFQGSCPDGWFSHNCRCFRHVSDKKFWIDAELNCVDLGGHLASVHSEDEHQFLQQLHTSSVHSEDDPYWIGLSDLYKKYSWLWTDGSIRSDFSRWNPGEPNDLGNAERCVESNHGGPKGWVDNSCTRTYAFICAKRLND